The following coding sequences are from one Lycium ferocissimum isolate CSIRO_LF1 chromosome 3, AGI_CSIRO_Lferr_CH_V1, whole genome shotgun sequence window:
- the LOC132050322 gene encoding transcription factor RAX2-like isoform X3 — translation MGRAPCCDKANVKRGPWSPEEDAKLKEFIEKYGTGGNWMAFPQKAGLKRCGKSCRLRWLNYLRPNIKHGDFTDDEDRVICSLYANIGSRWSIIAAQLPGRTDNDIKNYWNTKLKKKLMALNIPSSNNQRLPFFPSPIPPPQPQTISNLFRDTYYNTPSRSFTGLVQSNAPVQQNNINFSLGTNNQYSDYLQSHERLVNSLKYCTLKDNLLMFGGSNEASCSSSDGGCSQMSYAKEIKKEEIDQQKPNGYLGNNTQIQLQYDLEEVKQLIGSGSGNGNGSGCNNNSLFFNDENKTDERGMYYYLGSDLN, via the exons ATGGGGAGAGCTCCTTGTTGTGATAAGGCTAATGTGAAGAGAGGGCCATGGTCACCAGAAGAAGATGCCAAACTCAAAGAGTTCATTGAAAAATATGGAACTGGTGGAAATTGGATGGCTTTTCCTCAAAAAGCTG GGCTAAAGAGATGTGGGAAGAGTTGCAGATTGAGATGGCTAAATTATCTAAGGCCTAATATAAAGCATGGTGACTTTACTGATGATGAAGATAGAGTTATCTGCAGTTTGTATGCCAATATTGGTAGCAG GTGGTCAATTATAGCTGCTCAATTACCAGGAAGGACTGACAATGATATCAAGAACTACTGGAACACAAAGCTAAAAAAGAAACTCATGGCGTTGAATATTCCTTCATCAAATAATCAAAGATTACCATTCTTTCCATCTCCAATACCACCACCCCAACCACAGACAATTTCAAATCTTTTTAGAGACACATATTATAATACCCCAAGTAGGTCTTTCACTGGCCTAGTACAGTCCAATGCACCAGTCCAACAAAATAACATTAACTTTTCTTTGGGTACTAATAATCAATATTCTGATTATTTACAAAGTCATGAAAGATTGGTCAATTCCTTGAAATATTGCACATTGAAAGATAATTTGCTAATGTTTGGAGGGAGTAATGAAGCAAGTTGTTCCTCATCTGATGGAGGATGTAGCCAAATGAGCTAtgcaaaagaaatcaagaaggaAGAAATAG ATCAACAAAAGCCAAATGGGTATTTGGGGAACAACACTCAAATTCAACTCCAGTATGATCTTGAAGAAGTTAAGCAGCTGATTGGTAGTGGTAGTGGCAATGGCAATGGCAGTGGTTGTAATAATAATAGTTTGTTCTTTAATGATGAAAACAAGACAGATGAGAGGGGGATGTACTATTACCTAGGAAGTGATCTAAACTGA
- the LOC132050322 gene encoding transcription factor RAX2-like isoform X1, producing MGRAPCCDKANVKRGPWSPEEDAKLKEFIEKYGTGGNWMAFPQKAGLKRCGKSCRLRWLNYLRPNIKHGDFTDDEDRVICSLYANIGSRWSIIAAQLPGRTDNDIKNYWNTKLKKKLMALNIPSSNNQRLPFFPSPIPPPQPQTISNLFRDTYYNTPSRSFTGLVQSNAPVQQNNINFSLGTNNQYSDYLQSHERLVNSLKYCTLKDNLLMFGGSNEASCSSSDGGCSQMSYAKEIKKEEIGNCNFSNYEDTQKFNILDYGNNNISTWADQQKPNGYLGNNTQIQLQYDLEEVKQLIGSGSGNGNGSGCNNNSLFFNDENKTDERGMYYYLGSDLN from the exons ATGGGGAGAGCTCCTTGTTGTGATAAGGCTAATGTGAAGAGAGGGCCATGGTCACCAGAAGAAGATGCCAAACTCAAAGAGTTCATTGAAAAATATGGAACTGGTGGAAATTGGATGGCTTTTCCTCAAAAAGCTG GGCTAAAGAGATGTGGGAAGAGTTGCAGATTGAGATGGCTAAATTATCTAAGGCCTAATATAAAGCATGGTGACTTTACTGATGATGAAGATAGAGTTATCTGCAGTTTGTATGCCAATATTGGTAGCAG GTGGTCAATTATAGCTGCTCAATTACCAGGAAGGACTGACAATGATATCAAGAACTACTGGAACACAAAGCTAAAAAAGAAACTCATGGCGTTGAATATTCCTTCATCAAATAATCAAAGATTACCATTCTTTCCATCTCCAATACCACCACCCCAACCACAGACAATTTCAAATCTTTTTAGAGACACATATTATAATACCCCAAGTAGGTCTTTCACTGGCCTAGTACAGTCCAATGCACCAGTCCAACAAAATAACATTAACTTTTCTTTGGGTACTAATAATCAATATTCTGATTATTTACAAAGTCATGAAAGATTGGTCAATTCCTTGAAATATTGCACATTGAAAGATAATTTGCTAATGTTTGGAGGGAGTAATGAAGCAAGTTGTTCCTCATCTGATGGAGGATGTAGCCAAATGAGCTAtgcaaaagaaatcaagaaggaAGAAATAGGTAATTGTAATTTCTCTAATTATGAGGATACTCAAAAGTTCAATATTCTTGATTATGGCAACAATAATATTAGCACTTGGGCAGATCAACAAAAGCCAAATGGGTATTTGGGGAACAACACTCAAATTCAACTCCAGTATGATCTTGAAGAAGTTAAGCAGCTGATTGGTAGTGGTAGTGGCAATGGCAATGGCAGTGGTTGTAATAATAATAGTTTGTTCTTTAATGATGAAAACAAGACAGATGAGAGGGGGATGTACTATTACCTAGGAAGTGATCTAAACTGA
- the LOC132050322 gene encoding transcription factor RAX2-like isoform X2, with the protein MPNSKSSLKNMELVEIGWLFLKKLVWGFFGSGLKRCGKSCRLRWLNYLRPNIKHGDFTDDEDRVICSLYANIGSRWSIIAAQLPGRTDNDIKNYWNTKLKKKLMALNIPSSNNQRLPFFPSPIPPPQPQTISNLFRDTYYNTPSRSFTGLVQSNAPVQQNNINFSLGTNNQYSDYLQSHERLVNSLKYCTLKDNLLMFGGSNEASCSSSDGGCSQMSYAKEIKKEEIGNCNFSNYEDTQKFNILDYGNNNISTWADQQKPNGYLGNNTQIQLQYDLEEVKQLIGSGSGNGNGSGCNNNSLFFNDENKTDERGMYYYLGSDLN; encoded by the exons ATGCCAAACTCAAAGAGTTCATTGAAAAATATGGAACTGGTGGAAATTGGATGGCTTTTCCTCAAAAAGCTG GTGTGGGGTTTTTTTGGATCAGGGCTAAAGAGATGTGGGAAGAGTTGCAGATTGAGATGGCTAAATTATCTAAGGCCTAATATAAAGCATGGTGACTTTACTGATGATGAAGATAGAGTTATCTGCAGTTTGTATGCCAATATTGGTAGCAG GTGGTCAATTATAGCTGCTCAATTACCAGGAAGGACTGACAATGATATCAAGAACTACTGGAACACAAAGCTAAAAAAGAAACTCATGGCGTTGAATATTCCTTCATCAAATAATCAAAGATTACCATTCTTTCCATCTCCAATACCACCACCCCAACCACAGACAATTTCAAATCTTTTTAGAGACACATATTATAATACCCCAAGTAGGTCTTTCACTGGCCTAGTACAGTCCAATGCACCAGTCCAACAAAATAACATTAACTTTTCTTTGGGTACTAATAATCAATATTCTGATTATTTACAAAGTCATGAAAGATTGGTCAATTCCTTGAAATATTGCACATTGAAAGATAATTTGCTAATGTTTGGAGGGAGTAATGAAGCAAGTTGTTCCTCATCTGATGGAGGATGTAGCCAAATGAGCTAtgcaaaagaaatcaagaaggaAGAAATAGGTAATTGTAATTTCTCTAATTATGAGGATACTCAAAAGTTCAATATTCTTGATTATGGCAACAATAATATTAGCACTTGGGCAGATCAACAAAAGCCAAATGGGTATTTGGGGAACAACACTCAAATTCAACTCCAGTATGATCTTGAAGAAGTTAAGCAGCTGATTGGTAGTGGTAGTGGCAATGGCAATGGCAGTGGTTGTAATAATAATAGTTTGTTCTTTAATGATGAAAACAAGACAGATGAGAGGGGGATGTACTATTACCTAGGAAGTGATCTAAACTGA